A single genomic interval of Variovorax sp. PMC12 harbors:
- a CDS encoding FixH family protein, with amino-acid sequence MATTTPEPAALAWWRYPMVWMVIAGPAVVVVAGFVTLWLALSRPEALVSEDYYREGIEINKTLGDKKLMPALAGRNHALTPAEDVPPPSGRPGS; translated from the coding sequence ATGGCAACAACAACACCCGAACCCGCGGCGCTCGCATGGTGGCGCTACCCGATGGTCTGGATGGTGATCGCGGGGCCCGCGGTGGTGGTGGTCGCGGGCTTCGTGACGCTCTGGCTCGCGCTCTCCCGCCCCGAAGCACTGGTGTCCGAGGACTACTACCGCGAGGGCATCGAGATCAACAAGACGCTGGGCGACAAGAAACTCATGCCCGCGCTCGCAGGGCGAAACCATGCGCTCACGCCCGCCGAGGATGTGCCGCCGCCGTCGGGGAGGCCCGGGTCATGA